TCACTACAAGCATTTCTTCCGTTATTTCCGCAGTTTCCGGCAACAGGAGCATCTGCGTCGCCACAGCATTTTCGGCGCCTTGCGCCGCCGCACACTGGAGTTGCGCAATGAAGACGCTGCTTGCGCGCTGCGTCACGTCCTCAAGATGAGAGAGCCGCAGCATGCCGACGACCCAATCCGACTGCAACAGATCAGCAGCAAGATGAACGGCACCATCCGCAGCCATGTGACGGCGGACATGACCATCAAGATGATCATGCGTCCGCTTGATCTGCCGCGTGTATTGCAATCGATGGTTGCGTATCCCGCCACGCAAATCATGAACAAGGTGATTCTGCGCTGACAGCCCGTGCGTGCGCTACTACAGGCGATAGAAACGCTGCGCGTTCAAGCCCATGACCTGTTGCCGCTGCAGCGGATCCAGCTTCGACAGTAAGCTCTCCGTGGTGGCAAGCCAACGTCCATAATCGGCGGCCAGATTGACTACCGGCCAGTCGCTGCCCCAAATGACGCGCGATGCGCCAAACACGTCCAGAATGTGATCTGCGTATGGTTGCAGGTCGCCCTCTTGCCAAACGGAGGACGCCTCAGTGACCAACCCGGACAATTTGCAATACACCTGCGGCAGCGCTGCAAACCGGGAGATGTGTTCACGCCATGGCGTCATTTCTGCGCTCGCAATCGGCGGCTTGGCAGCGTGATCGATCACGATCGGCAGGTTCGGGTGGGATTGCGCAAACGCCAGCAGTGCCGGCAAATGACGCGGCAAAATCAACGCATCCAGGCTGAGCCGATGGCGCTGCATGGCGGCAATCGCCGGCTCCAGCAGGGGATCGGCGATCCAGTCATCGGCCAGATCCTGCAGCATCGGTCGCAATCCACGCAATTTCCGATGTGAGGCCAGCAACGCAATCTGCTCAACGGCATTCCTCGATTTCAAGTCGGCCCAGCCGACCACCGCCTGGATGAACGGCGCGCGTTCAGCCAATGCCAGCAGGAACAACGTATCCGTCACGCTGGGCAAGGACTGCACAAGTACCGTGCCGTCAATGCCGTGCTGCTTCAACAAAGGAGCCAATTGCTGCGGCAGGAAATCGCGATGAATAGCCGCCAGTTCCGCGGGCGGCCATTGCCCGCTTCGATTGGCCAGCAGCCAGAAATGCTGATGTGCATCGATACGCAACGGAACGGAGGATTCGGGAACCATGTATTTACTCTACGGTTGGTATGGCAGGCTGTTGACGTCAGCCGGTTGCATATTTTTCCTAGACGCAACAACGCTAAAAGGCCCATTGGCTGGACCAATACTAGCATGCAGTTTTTTGGCAAAGCAACCGAAAAATCATGCATATGGTGATTTAACGGTAGCCAAGTCTCTGCATGCCTCTCATAATCCGCCTCATCACCAAGTGCTGCCCAAGCAGCCACCCAGAGACGGAAACAGATATGCGAATTTTGCTGGTAGAAGACAACAGGCCGCTGTCCGAATGGCTGGCGCTTACCCTGCATCGGAGTAAATATACGGTTGATTGCGTTTATAACGGCGCCGATGCTGATCATTTGCTGCTGACCCAGCAATACGAACTGGTCATTCTCGACTTGTCACTGCCCAAACTGGAAGGTAGCGAAGTGCTCAAGCGACTGCGTGCCCGTCACAACAATGTGCCAGTGCTGATCCTTACCGCCAACAACTCAGTCGAAGGGCGCATAGTTGGCCTCAACAACGGTGCCGACGACTATATGGCAAAGCCGTTCGACGTCAATGAACTGGAAGCGCGCATTCGCGCCCTGCTACGGCGCGCCAATCAGCAAAAAAACCCTATTCTGCAATGCGGCTCATTGAGTTACGACAGCAACAGCCGGATTTTCTCCATCAACGAGGTCGCGCTCACACTGACCCGGCGCGAGCACGCCGTGCTGGAAACCCTGATCATGAAAAGCGGCAAAACGGTCAGCAAGCAGGCCTTGGCGGATAGCTTGTATGCGATGGCGGAAGACGTGTCGCAGGACGCCATCGAAGTGTACATCCATCGAATCCGCAAAAAACTGGAACACGGCGACGCCGCCATCATTACCCTGCGCGGACTCGGTTACCTGCTTAAGCAGCATCATGCCGATTAACAGCCTGCGTATACAGCTGCTGGCGTGGCTGCTGGTGCCGTTGATATTGTTCGTTGCTTTCAATACCTGGGTTACCTACAGCAATGCGGTCGACATGGCGACCGTGGTCCATGATCGAATGCTGCTAGGATCGGCGCGCATCATCGCCGAACAGATACGCTACGAGGATGAGGCGGTGCAGGTCGTGATCCCACCAGCGGCGCTGGAACTGTTCCAGTCTGATTCACACGACCGAGTCTATTACCGCGTCGTGGCGGCGAACGGGACGCTGCTGGCAGGACAACCCGATTTACCTGTTTCACCACGCATGCGGCGTAACGAGGAATCCCAATATTTCAACGCCACGTTCCGCGGCGATCCGGTCCGCATCGTTGCATTTTCGCAGCCTGTTTTCGGTGCTCCTGAACAAGGACCTGTACTGATAGAAGTGGCGCAGACGCAGCATTCGTACAAGACGCTATCCGACCGCATGTGGGAACATACCATGCAGCAGCAGTTGGCAATACTGGTGCTGGTAGGCGCCCTGTTGCTGCTGGGCTTGCGACACGGACTGGCGCCGATGATGCGTCTGCGGGATCGGGTCCAGCGCCGCAAGCCCGGGACGCTGGAAGCACTCGATACGGCGCCGGTACCGGCCGAACTGGCGCCATTGGTGCATGCCATCAACGACTATGTGCAACGGCTGGACGACCATATGTCGGCACATGGCCGTTTC
This DNA window, taken from Collimonas arenae, encodes the following:
- a CDS encoding amidohydrolase family protein, whose product is MVPESSVPLRIDAHQHFWLLANRSGQWPPAELAAIHRDFLPQQLAPLLKQHGIDGTVLVQSLPSVTDTLFLLALAERAPFIQAVVGWADLKSRNAVEQIALLASHRKLRGLRPMLQDLADDWIADPLLEPAIAAMQRHRLSLDALILPRHLPALLAFAQSHPNLPIVIDHAAKPPIASAEMTPWREHISRFAALPQVYCKLSGLVTEASSVWQEGDLQPYADHILDVFGASRVIWGSDWPVVNLAADYGRWLATTESLLSKLDPLQRQQVMGLNAQRFYRL
- a CDS encoding response regulator, which codes for MRILLVEDNRPLSEWLALTLHRSKYTVDCVYNGADADHLLLTQQYELVILDLSLPKLEGSEVLKRLRARHNNVPVLILTANNSVEGRIVGLNNGADDYMAKPFDVNELEARIRALLRRANQQKNPILQCGSLSYDSNSRIFSINEVALTLTRREHAVLETLIMKSGKTVSKQALADSLYAMAEDVSQDAIEVYIHRIRKKLEHGDAAIITLRGLGYLLKQHHAD
- a CDS encoding sensor histidine kinase; this encodes MPINSLRIQLLAWLLVPLILFVAFNTWVTYSNAVDMATVVHDRMLLGSARIIAEQIRYEDEAVQVVIPPAALELFQSDSHDRVYYRVVAANGTLLAGQPDLPVSPRMRRNEESQYFNATFRGDPVRIVAFSQPVFGAPEQGPVLIEVAQTQHSYKTLSDRMWEHTMQQQLAILVLVGALLLLGLRHGLAPMMRLRDRVQRRKPGTLEALDTAPVPAELAPLVHAINDYVQRLDDHMSAHGRFIANASHQLRTPLALLNTQVSYGLRSSDVEGKDAALRAINKGVQHGIRLVNQLLTLSNAETGIGRPLRQTDVNLIEIVQVVLEELATLAQTKHIDLGFEFDCTSVMVHATPSMLEELVANLIDNALRYTPAGGRVTVAVTSGEQRVLLRVEDNGPGIPATERQHVFERFYRLNEERSDGSGLGLAIVREIALASNAEIALSDPQQGHGLIVTVSFPIAENTNRTMDPAQYSQQNP